The following are encoded together in the Vigna angularis cultivar LongXiaoDou No.4 chromosome 9, ASM1680809v1, whole genome shotgun sequence genome:
- the LOC108346875 gene encoding cytochrome P450 CYP82J17 isoform X2 — translation MDSLSQPTLVAVIAITIILLYNRCRKQKGSEKRKGRQPPEPSGALPLIGHLHLLGARTPLARTFAALADKYGPIFQIRLGAYPALVISNQEAIKECFTTHDKVLASRPKSSHGVLLGYNFAGFGFAPYGAYWIKIKKLTMLELLSARRLEFLRHVYESEIDTLVNDLSMYLGGKTDVKVTISDWMERLSFNIVTKMIAGKRYFSYLEDVDDVEAHGIVKLIKEFMHISGEFVPSDLIPVLGWFGVQGKILKSMKRIARDLDTLVGGWLEEHKKIHSLNNKSLDKHDFIDVMLSAIQDDPLSDHNRDTIIKANVASLMLAGSDTTSTTMTWILTMLLKNPEVLKRAQEEIEDEVGSERKVEASDIKNLFYLQAIVKETLRLYPPGPLLVPHEASQDCNIQGYHVPKGTRVFANVWKLHRDPSVWSEAEKFSPERFLNENGEVVDEGHQHFEYLPFGSGRRACPGSTFATQVTLITIARLLHAFRFDVPVDEPVDLEEGLGITLPKINPLQILLSSRLPDQLYNKF, via the exons ATGGATTCCCTTTCACAACCAACACTTGTGGCAGTGATAGCCATAACCATAATTCTTCTCTACAACAGATGCAGGAAGCAAAAGGGTAGTGAAAAAAGGAAGGGTAGACAACCCCCAGAACCCTCAGGTGCCCTACCCTTGATTGGTCACCTCCACCTATTAGGAGCTCGGACACCCCTCGCTAGGACCTTTGCTGCTTTGGCTGACAAATATGGCCCCATCTTTCAAATCCGTCTAGGGGCATACCCTGCCCTTGTGATCAGCAACCAAGAGGCCATAAAAGAGTGCTTCACCACCCATGATAAGGTCTTGGCCTCACGCCCTAAGAGTAGCCATGGTGTGCTTCTTGGTTACAATTTTGCAGGGTTTGGATTTGCCCCTTATGGCGCCTACTGGATCAAGATCAAAAAGCTCACCATGCTTGAATTGCTCTCTGCTCGCCGCCTCGAATTCCTGCGACATGTTTATGAGTCTGAGATTGATACTTTGGTGAATGATCTTTCGATGTATCTTGGAGGCAAAACTGATGTTAAAGTCACTATAAGTGATTGGATGGAACGCTTGAGCTTCAACATCGTCACAAAGATGATTGCTGGGAAAAG GTATTTCAGTTATTTGGAAGATGTGGACGATGTAGAAGCACATGGTATTGTGAAACTTATAAAGGAGTTCATGCATATATCTGGGGAGTTTGTTCCCTCAGATTTAATTCCAGTTCTTGGATGGTTTGGGGTGCAGGGGAAAATCCTCAAATCCATGAAACGAATTGCAAGAGATTTGGACACCCTTGTCGGAGGTTGGCTTGAAGAACATAAGAAAATTCATTCCCTCAATAACAAGTCATTGGACAAACATGATTTCATTGATGTAATGCTCTCTGCCATTCAAGATGATCCTCTCTCTGATCATAATCGTGATACTATCATCAAAGCTAATGTTGCG AGTCTGATGTTAGCGGGATCAGACACGACATCAACCACGATGACATGGATACTGACGATGCTGCTGAAGAATCCAGAGGTTTTGAAGCGAGCACAGGAAGAGATTGAAGATGAAGTTGGAAGCGAGAGAAAGGTGGAAGCAAGTGACATTAAAAACCTCTTTTATCTGCAAGCAATCGTGAAGGAAACTCTGAGGCTATACCCTCCAGGACCTCTGCTGGTGCCCCACGAGGCTAGCCAAGACTGCAACATTCAAGGGTACCACGTACCCAAAGGCACACGTGTGTTTGCGAACGTGTGGAAGCTTCATAGAGATCCGAGTGTCTGGTCAGAGGCTGAGAAGTTTTCACCAGAGAGGTTTCTGAATGAGAATGGAGAAGTGGTCGATGAAGGTCACCAGCATTTTGAGTATTTGCCTTTTGGGTCAGGGAGAAGGGCTTGTCCTGGTTCAACTTTTGCTACACAGGTTACTCTCATCACCATTGCTCGTTTGCTTCATGCTTTTCGTTTCGATGTGCCTGTCGATGAACCTGTTGATTTGGAAGAAGGCTTGGGCATCACCTTGCCCAAGATCAACCCTTTGCAGATTCTCTTGAGCTCAAGGTTACCAGATCAGCTTTATAACAAATTCTAG
- the LOC108346875 gene encoding cytochrome P450 CYP82J17 isoform X1, whose translation MFKFQTMDSLSQPTLVAVIAITIILLYNRCRKQKGSEKRKGRQPPEPSGALPLIGHLHLLGARTPLARTFAALADKYGPIFQIRLGAYPALVISNQEAIKECFTTHDKVLASRPKSSHGVLLGYNFAGFGFAPYGAYWIKIKKLTMLELLSARRLEFLRHVYESEIDTLVNDLSMYLGGKTDVKVTISDWMERLSFNIVTKMIAGKRYFSYLEDVDDVEAHGIVKLIKEFMHISGEFVPSDLIPVLGWFGVQGKILKSMKRIARDLDTLVGGWLEEHKKIHSLNNKSLDKHDFIDVMLSAIQDDPLSDHNRDTIIKANVASLMLAGSDTTSTTMTWILTMLLKNPEVLKRAQEEIEDEVGSERKVEASDIKNLFYLQAIVKETLRLYPPGPLLVPHEASQDCNIQGYHVPKGTRVFANVWKLHRDPSVWSEAEKFSPERFLNENGEVVDEGHQHFEYLPFGSGRRACPGSTFATQVTLITIARLLHAFRFDVPVDEPVDLEEGLGITLPKINPLQILLSSRLPDQLYNKF comes from the exons ATG TTCAAGTTCCAGACCATGGATTCCCTTTCACAACCAACACTTGTGGCAGTGATAGCCATAACCATAATTCTTCTCTACAACAGATGCAGGAAGCAAAAGGGTAGTGAAAAAAGGAAGGGTAGACAACCCCCAGAACCCTCAGGTGCCCTACCCTTGATTGGTCACCTCCACCTATTAGGAGCTCGGACACCCCTCGCTAGGACCTTTGCTGCTTTGGCTGACAAATATGGCCCCATCTTTCAAATCCGTCTAGGGGCATACCCTGCCCTTGTGATCAGCAACCAAGAGGCCATAAAAGAGTGCTTCACCACCCATGATAAGGTCTTGGCCTCACGCCCTAAGAGTAGCCATGGTGTGCTTCTTGGTTACAATTTTGCAGGGTTTGGATTTGCCCCTTATGGCGCCTACTGGATCAAGATCAAAAAGCTCACCATGCTTGAATTGCTCTCTGCTCGCCGCCTCGAATTCCTGCGACATGTTTATGAGTCTGAGATTGATACTTTGGTGAATGATCTTTCGATGTATCTTGGAGGCAAAACTGATGTTAAAGTCACTATAAGTGATTGGATGGAACGCTTGAGCTTCAACATCGTCACAAAGATGATTGCTGGGAAAAG GTATTTCAGTTATTTGGAAGATGTGGACGATGTAGAAGCACATGGTATTGTGAAACTTATAAAGGAGTTCATGCATATATCTGGGGAGTTTGTTCCCTCAGATTTAATTCCAGTTCTTGGATGGTTTGGGGTGCAGGGGAAAATCCTCAAATCCATGAAACGAATTGCAAGAGATTTGGACACCCTTGTCGGAGGTTGGCTTGAAGAACATAAGAAAATTCATTCCCTCAATAACAAGTCATTGGACAAACATGATTTCATTGATGTAATGCTCTCTGCCATTCAAGATGATCCTCTCTCTGATCATAATCGTGATACTATCATCAAAGCTAATGTTGCG AGTCTGATGTTAGCGGGATCAGACACGACATCAACCACGATGACATGGATACTGACGATGCTGCTGAAGAATCCAGAGGTTTTGAAGCGAGCACAGGAAGAGATTGAAGATGAAGTTGGAAGCGAGAGAAAGGTGGAAGCAAGTGACATTAAAAACCTCTTTTATCTGCAAGCAATCGTGAAGGAAACTCTGAGGCTATACCCTCCAGGACCTCTGCTGGTGCCCCACGAGGCTAGCCAAGACTGCAACATTCAAGGGTACCACGTACCCAAAGGCACACGTGTGTTTGCGAACGTGTGGAAGCTTCATAGAGATCCGAGTGTCTGGTCAGAGGCTGAGAAGTTTTCACCAGAGAGGTTTCTGAATGAGAATGGAGAAGTGGTCGATGAAGGTCACCAGCATTTTGAGTATTTGCCTTTTGGGTCAGGGAGAAGGGCTTGTCCTGGTTCAACTTTTGCTACACAGGTTACTCTCATCACCATTGCTCGTTTGCTTCATGCTTTTCGTTTCGATGTGCCTGTCGATGAACCTGTTGATTTGGAAGAAGGCTTGGGCATCACCTTGCCCAAGATCAACCCTTTGCAGATTCTCTTGAGCTCAAGGTTACCAGATCAGCTTTATAACAAATTCTAG